The Gopherus evgoodei ecotype Sinaloan lineage chromosome 4, rGopEvg1_v1.p, whole genome shotgun sequence nucleotide sequence caccaccttcgttggtttacacccaacaaaattaattatacagcaggcagaaacaatcaaagaaccagacagagaccatgcaaataaacatacaaaacactaCAGAAGTGAgtattttacaactacatctatacagacgtAAGGGTTCTCCaactgtgtctattgataagtgagtttttGCCGGACAGGATgtgatcaaactaagtttccttttacatcttctaggctcttccctttctctggaggtgataggaatatcaggacaggattgtattcctaatagcccaatagcaccttatttcaatgtgactagtttggaatgcgaggatgtgaccatacacttcccagcttatagCTGCCTAACTAcgtcttagctgaaggccttagcctgtcacagtaagagaaggccattacacagacagtgatctgATTCTtccttttatacctctataactagccaagtgataagaatacacctacattcttaaagtataggcctttgcagataGGCCTGAATATCTTTATCCTAACAACAGAGTCAGGAAGTCTTAGTACCTCAAATATTTGTCTCATCCTCTTTATGGCCCAACAACCATTTTCAACTTGCTTTCTGATGCAAAAACTAAATATGAGAGTTGTAAGTAGGATGTTTGCTGTCTCCTTGCTCCTGCCTTGCTGTGCCCTCTAAATTATCTTATTCACTCTTTTCTCTATCACTCCTTAGGCCTGGAACCTCTCCTATACCTTGTTTGCAAAGTACCCATCATTTCTGTTCAGATCTATCCTTCCAATCCACTTCTATAAAGCTCACAAAGTTAAATTCATCTGGGATAGATGTGCTGTCTGATACCTGATGTTTGAGGAGCATGTGTTTTTAATGATCTGTATACAATAGGAAAAAACTGCCTACTCCTGACAAGCTGTCCGCACTGTATGCAGCTGTATTGCTGCAAGCATAGGATACCTTGTGCTCAGTATTGTTTCAGTAACCACAGTTAAACCCataggggaaggaagggaggagaaatttGAACTAAAAATGAGGCAGAAACTAGGTGGTTAAGAATGGACATGTTCTCCTCCCTCCCTAGAGCAGGGAGGAATTATAAATGTCTAGATAGAAACTAGCTGCTTAATTACATTGTTAGCCCCCTCCCACCTTCCAAAAAAGAATGGTGTCTTTAAGAAATTCACACCTCCCTATGCTTAGTCacctaggccaagattttcaaaactgacgtgattttttttttggtgcacatCTTGAGATCCCGTAAAGGGTTCTCTTTCTCAgaagtgctgtaaacccaccttCTCAAAATTAGGCCTCTGTCTAACAGGTGACAAATTGGGCATTCCAGAAACACACTCTCCCACTTAAAGAAATCTCAAGTTACATGAGGAAGTTACCCCTGAACTCTGAGTCTTTCCATTTAGAAAAAGATCTGATTACATGATGCTAGGGATTTTTGTTTCTCTCAAGTTACACAAGGACACTTGGGTGTGGAATCAAGATCTCATTTAAGAGGTTCACTTAATGTACAGAGCAAGCAGTGAGATCGAGTCAGTTgtgattaatttaatttaagcCATGATGCTGGAGACACTTCCTAATCTCACAGATCTCATTCTTCAGGAAAAGCTTTTTTGATGATTCAGGTAAAAAATCTTTAGGCaacttcatcctatttgtacTTATTCCTCCCCCCATACACAGCATTGCCACTTCAGATACTGCTACATCATTTTATGTTCCCCTTTCCTGTCCAAGCTCTACATATTTAATTCTTTGGAGTCTATCCACTTTGCTCCTTTCTAGCAAGCCGCCCCATGTTTCATGGTATCCCCAACTGGGACTCCTGTGTATCAAGATCCTATCTGCATGGTAGTATTCCTAGTAAAGAGTGAGAGAATGATCCAGGAAAAAATAATGAGGTTTTAAATGGAATGATAGTTTCAATTGCTGGAGGTTTTTGGTATACAATATCTTTCTAAACACTTGATagtaataatatctagctcttatcaTAAAtagatcttaaagtgctttataaaggtgATAAGTatcatacccattttacagatggggggtgGGAACTGAGCCAAAGGAAGGCCTTGCCAGTGTTGcccagcaggcagagcagggaatagaacccagatctgagTCCTGGTCCAGTGTTCTATTAACTTAATCTCATTAAAAATAGTTGTACCTGGACAATAAGCATAGCTGCATGTAAAAGAGTTATGTCTGCAGTCAGTGATGTCAATTTTAGGTTCTGAAATGGCCAGAGAGAAAAATCCTGCCTCATTTGACTTAGTCTTTGTTTTAAGGTTATCGAGAAGGAGAAGCAGCCTCAAGCCAGCATCCTCTAAGCAAGTTTCCCAAAGGCTCCGAAGCAAAGAGGGACTGGAAAAACCCAGTGATGTTCAAAAGGAAGTCAATGCTTCTTTTTCAACAGCAAGATTCCACTCCAAGGTTGAAGCTGAGTTTTCTCCTCCATCAGAGGCAGTGGCTAAGACACCAACTATCTTGTTAGTAGAAGGGCAGGTTCCCTTGGCGGAAATCGGTGTTGACAACCAGAGTGGTGCTGACTTGTATTTGAAGAGGAATATGCCTGAAATAATAGACCAGACCTTGGAGATCATCTCCCTGAGTATTGATGACCAAGCTCCCAAGAAGCCTAAGGTTACTGAACTTCAACCTATGTCTGCAGCCTCGGCACAGGTGATCCCTGACACTCCTGAGGCAAAGGAGACAGGAGAAGACCAGGATGCTGCCAACTTTAGAATAGCAAATACATCCACGCCAAAAGCTGCTGTAAATGGGGAGCCTGGAGCTGAGAGTGATGTTTCTGTTCAGGGGCCAGAAAAGGAGCTTTTCCAGGACTTAAAGGACAGCACAGGGACCTCAACAGTGTCCAAATCGAGCCATCCGTCTGCACGCAAAAGCCAGAGGGGTAAGTCCCATAAGCACCGCAGGACCTCGCTAGCAGAGAAGTATTCTCTGGCCAGCAAAAGAGAGAGCATGATCCGGAAATCTATCAGCAGGGCTATCTCTAAGAAGAAGGCAGCTCGGGAGTCCTCTTCAGCCTCCAGCCACGTGAGCTGTAAGTTTGTGAAGTCTGAAAAGCAATTTAATGTGTCCTTTTATTCAAAGCCTCTCTGTTCTGTCTGTCCTTGAGTGTGCTGTTTGACTTAGAGGGGCTCGGAGCCACCTGCAGTGCTGCTTGTGGAGGGGTATTACAACTGAAATTTTTAAATCTCACCTTACAGTGTCTTAAAGCTTCATGACACACCAGTTCTCTTGTGTCTCCAGCTCAAACTCCTGCACAGTCTCTGGGTTCTGACAGTGTCTGCTGATATTCCTTAAACTCTCTTGCTTGTAGAAGCAAAGTGGCTTCCAGCTGGGTCAGTTAACTGCTAAAGCAGGTGGATTTTAGGCAAACAAAATTTAAATGCCACATGGCACGCTGTCGTCATACAGTAATAGTAaaaactgtaatttaaaaaaaaggaaacctAACCTATGCTTGAAACACCGTGGAAATCCAATTGAAGTCAAAGCCGTGTGTAAAGTGATGGGCAAGAGAAACACCAGTCCTGAAACTTCAGGTAGTAGTTGCTGAGTCCTAACCTACTCAAGTTACTTGTTAATGCTGCAGAATATTGAATCTGCCCCCAAAGAATAAGTACACAGTTACCAAAAATACAAAACACGCTTACTTTCATCCCTAGTGAGGATTTAAACCCCTTTTCTAACTGAAATACTCCACAGCTTCAACTATGGAATTACTAGTGACCTCTCCATAATACAGACCTGAGTTCGTCTTTCTGTATTTCCAGAGTTACTCCAGCTGATGTGGAAGGAAGCTTGGGAGGTACTGAAATGGTTTTTGGGCCATTATGGTGGTTAAGTTCATTGCACTGTGTAGCAATTTCTAGCTGTAGAAAGTCAAGCAAGAGTGCTTTGAGCTCATATGGAAATCTATGGGTGGGAATGCAATGTGTCCCTTGGAGAGAGGGGTTGTATTGCACAGGAATAGCTGCTTATAAGATGCATCCGATTAAGACCACCAAGCTAGCTAGCGTCTTGCTTTATCCTTTTCCTTCCAGGCCACAGCTCCCTGGAGGTATTTATGGATGAAGATGCAAGCAGCAATGTCAGGTGAGGCTGCTCTGTCGAATAGGCAGAAACTATAGAAAATCTTGCAGAATACTCTACAAGTTGTTCCTGTGCCCAGTCACTAAACTAATACTTTGTGCTGTAACTTTCACCTGTGATTGGGGTTGGTAGTTAAACTCCTCACGCTACGTAGTTGTGGCCCTTCCTCAGACCCTGACCATCTTGCAAGCCTCTCCGACAGCAAGGCTGGTGTATGATCTCTGTTCTTCCTCTCAGATATCTGTACAGTGCTGATGCGTTGTTTTCAGCTTGTGCAGAATATGTCAGTGCACTGCAAGATATTGGCCAGCTTGACTAAGAAACTGTTTCCTTAGGCTCTGTCTGTGAATATTTCCTGTTTGCTGTGTCCCATGTGTCTTACTAACTTTCTGAACCCTGTGAACTAATGTCCCTTTCCACCCTCATCACCAGGTTGGAGAGGTGTGCAGTTTGTGGTCTCCAAGACTTGCAGGGTAGGGCAGGTTCACCTGTCTGTGCCCCAGGGCTGTGGCTTATTCTACCTATTGACCTGAGCAATGCTAAGACCTTCTACAAGGGGCATAAACTCACTAGCATGTATATCAGCAATTTACTGTGCCACCCCCATCTGGCCTGTTCAAACAGGGTTATGTCTGTGGGTTTCATGCTGAAGTAAATTCACTCTCTGCCTGAAGATTGTAGAGTTAGACTTCAGTGCATGAGTCTTGACTCCAGCATGTGCAAACAGTTCCTCCATTGAGCAGAATGAATATCTTGTCCCCACTACACTTAGATATAATTAATATACTGAAGTAGACTGTCAGATTGTGGTCTTGGTCACCTGTAACATGCTTTTCCAAGGTGCCTAGAAGCCTCTGACAGAAGCACCACAAGAATAAAACCCATAATTTCCTTACTTCCTCTGTGGGAGCAGATAACTTGtcaaaacacctctctctcttcaGGCCTGAACTGGAACCAAATGCTGAATGTGACAAGGTAAGGCCCAGGTTGGGCTTTCCTAAGACAAATGTAGTAAGTTAACTGTACTGCTTCTTAGCTGCTAGTCCCTGAGTCTAGCGCTCTCTGCTGAACTGATAGAATCACTGTCACTGAAACTGGAGAATGTGTCTGAGAGTTTGTTCTGTCTCAGCTGTCTGAGAAGTCAAAATTTCTAAGGAAGTAAAGACCCTTCAACTTGGTTCTTGGTATATTATGTCACTAGACTATGAGACTTCAGAGACCTGGTTTCAAATACAAGACTTTCAGTATtatcttgggtgagtcacttagggacagatttttaacgatatttgtatttaaaaatctggcccttatccTCAATGTCTTGGTTTCCAATCTTCTGCTTTTATGTTGTATCCCTTTTTTCACCCTTCTGTGTCTGTTTACAATGTCAGCTTCTTAAGGCACAGATTCTTACTGCTCTACTGTTTTGTACAGCGCCTAACACAACTGGGCCCCAGTCTCCATTGCAATCTCTAGGCCCTATCGTAGAACATGAGTAAAATTAAAGATTTGTATCAGAACATTTTATAATTTCACTTCCCAAGTCAGCATCATTTTACAACTTGCTTCCATTGAGCTTTGACGGACCAGTCTGAAGACCTGTGCACCCAGATTGTGTAGGCTTCTGGCTGAATCACTCACTTTCCTCCCTTCTCACACATGTCTATGCAAGAGAGCTGTGTGCATTGGGAGTTACAGTGCAGTGCTTGGTTTGTAAGGAGAAGAGAGGTGCTAATGCCTATGGAGTTTGTGCCTTTTCTAATCCTTCTGGGGCGGGGAGGTTGTTGCCCCCCTAGTAGCTGGGAATCGCTTGCAGCCTCAATCTAGGGCTGTTTAAAAGTGATGCTTAAAGGTGCTTAAAGGTGcttgaccaagattttcaaaagtgactagtgatcttGGATGCCTCAGTTTGTGGGTGTCCAACTAGAAACTCTTGAAGggatctccccaccaccaccccttgAAATTGCTGAGCACAGACTGAAAATCAGATTTCTCTAGGAAGTTTgggtgcccagcctgagacaacTTAGTCAGTCTAGAAAAATGTTAACCTTAAAGTCCCAGTGGAGGAAGGACAAATCTGACTCCTTGAGGGGTGGTGTCTgtaacaccccctccctgctgtgcctTTGCTCCATGAGCAGGCATCCTGTGTCCGTAGTAGGCAGAACATCACTCAGTGGGTCTGCCCTCCTGCCATTACAAACCAAAAAGAGCAGTTCCTGGCTTGTTAGCAGCAGGGCTGCAGTCAGTGCAGAGTGCATCCAGAGTCACTGGCTTTGCAGCCTTCCTTTCCCCCTTTCCCAGGACACAGAATGCTTGCTGAACCCCTGTTTCTGTGGAAGGTCTTGCTAAAGTCTGCTTCCTTCTACAGGCTCCAAAACACCTGCAGAAAACCTTCATTATTCCAAATGAAGGCAGTCCTGTTGCAGGACAGTCAGCTCAGACTGAACCACCAAATGAGGCAGAGCAGCAGGCAGGAAACTGTAAAGGTAAACATTGCTAAAACTCTGTTGATGAAGCGCAGGGAAGCATGGGACTATGGAAGTCCCTTGGGGGTTTATGAAAGATCTGATAGTCTGTCTTGCATCTTTGCCACCTACTGACCTAACTTACCCTGCAAGGGCTCTTTGCTGTCTCCAGAGCAGAGTAAGATTTGTCCTGTGCTAGATCTTTCAGCAGAGTTTTTCATAAATATGCAAGATCTAAATGAGAGAAATTGGACAGTCCGTACAAACCACTTCAGCCCTGCTCACCAGAggtaaaagtaacttaaaggacttattgGTACTCCGGAGTCCTTAAGAGGGGGAGGGACATCAACTGGAAGAGGCCCTTCCAGTCGAGGTCCAGGGTGGGGaactgtagagcttcagtttggtTCAGTGTCTAGTGTTCAAGAGCAAAAGTAATTAGTGTTTGGACTAGTAACACTATCTTGAGATACATGAAACAAACTGAGGAGGAATAAGTGGAGATTGCagcccctcccatctccctctgcctcaAAGTGAGGAGCTATGAGACGGGATCAGCTTTCACTGTAGGAAGTGTGTAATCCCATAAGAGGCATTGGTTGGAGGATCCTCTTAGAATGTCTtattggggtggggatggagtgtCCAGAGTCCTCTCATGGACTAACGTGCTATCTATCTCATCAAGGGTCTCATACAAGGTGCATACTCTAATGCTATTCTTTGTGATGTTGGTTAATGCACAGATACAAAACTTGTGTTTAAAATAGCTAGTGTGCTCCTGTTTATCTGAGTATAAGGTTTCTGATTGGCACAACTCTTAGCAGTAATGTTCTGCAGTATTTTTATGAGGCTTGTCTTGGGAGCCATGAAGACAAGAACCTCTGGCATTGGACCTCTGCTGTAGGAAGCCTTTCATGTGGAACTAACTGTAGCATTCTTCACAGAGAGCCATTTGAAAAAGAGGGGCACTTCTCAGAGCAGTGGGAGCAAGGAGCAGCCCCAGAATGCCAAGCCACTAGAACAGCCCTCGAGTATCCGGTATGTTCCTCCTTGGCCTCAGgctgggagagagaaaagaaatagaCTAGTGAGCTGGAATGAATAAGTTGTTATCTATCAAGCATCTTGGTTGAAAGCTTTGGTATGATTGATCAAAGGGGATTTCAAATCCACATAATGTACCAACATTTTTTGATTATAGATTTTCATCAGTTTAATACAAAATAGGTCTCTTGAAAGGCAGCATGGCCTGGTGAATTAGGCACAGATGGACTAAACCCTAGATATAAATGTGCAAGTCACTTATGTCTGCTTTCCACCGTCTTCCCCCCAGGGATGTAGTAAGGAATTGTTTGTAAATCTCTAAGTGCTGCTTGGAGGGGAGGAGTAGGGTGGCTAAGGATGGCTGCGCAGCAACTTCATAGAATAGTTTGAACAGATTGAACAGACTCTTATCTTAAGTGTCTAAAATATCTAATGGCTTGGCTCTTTCCATCGCTTTTGCATCTCCTGATTCTCCTACATACAGAAGAGAATGGTAGCGAAAGATCCACCAAAGCCAATTTAAATGCAGTTGTTGCTCTCAGTTCTGTCCTTTTTCAACCTCTTGTCCCCCTGTTGAGGCTCTGTTTGATCTTGTGAAATCTACAGCATCTCCTGTAGTTGCGGGGGAAAAGTGGCAACAAATTCTGGCACTACAAATAAGCTAATCAAAGCAAACTAAACCTTTCACATGGTGTTGGGTATGGACAGTACACAACACGCTTTCAACTATGCCGTGTGCCCTGCCTCACCTTGCGTTACTGATGCTGGCTGTGACAAACTGGTGTCTATCAGAAACTCGCATCTATCACTTActgaagctggggctggagaatAACATTTGTGGTTGCTTAGTAAAATAGGCTTTATCTCAACTATTATTGTTTTGTAAATCTAGGAACCCTCCATCCTTCGCACCTCATCCCATCCCCTTTTTCTAGCATCTTCATGGCTGCGTGTTCTGAATATGTGGTGTGTTCACATAGGCATCACAGATCACTTGATGGTGCTGAGTAGGCAGGAAGGGTTGTATAAAACAAAGGCTGCAGTGGAAGCCAGGAGTGATGTTTCCTGTGCCGCTTCGATGTAACACACCCTTTACTCTTTCAGGAGACAGAGTTATAAGCAAGCAGTGGATGAGCTATGTAATGGGCAACAGCTAGAAGACTGTGACCGCTCTCCTTCATATGATAAGGCCACTTCTTCTCCTGTAAGCAAGACTCTAGCCTCGCCCAGCCCAGCCAGCAAGGTGAGTAGATTCCATGGCCCCACATCACTCTGCCTATTCTGGATCCTCTTCTGATGCCCTCTGCTCTCCTCATAGGTCGTGCGTCCATTCAAACACTTTTTACAGACGGTGCAGAAGAACCAGCTGCTCGTGACCCCAGGGTCCACAGGGCACAATAGTGTCATGAAAAACCTTATCAAACGCAACACTCCTACCCGACCGGATTCCAAGGTAGAGACGATCTCTCTTCCCTTGAGGGTGAGAAGGGAAGAGCAAATGTATGGGGCAGGGTTGTCTGCTTTGAAATGCTCACTGCAAATCTGCATCACAAGCCGCTCAAGATTCCAAATGAGGAACGGTACCAAGGAGCAAACTTAAATCACAACTCTTCACATTCTGATATGCTTACTGAATGTCcgatccagcacccaaactctccTCTCAGTAGTCTTGGCAGAGAGGCTAAAAACTGAATGGGCTATGAAGATTACTTTCCCCTTTGATGTCTGGAGATGCTCCCTCCAGAGTGAGACATGCTGGTGTTACGAGAGAGCAAAGTCTTCTGTCCCCAGCAAGAGTACAGCATAGGCTGTGTCAGGGTAAGGGGTGCATAGGAGTGCATTGCCATGCTGGTATCTTTCATCAGCATTAACTTGACTGCCTGTAGTCTAGCTTAATCCATTGAAAATCCTTTTGACAATCTCTTCCATGCCAAGTACTGGGTTTGGATAGTTTCCCCTGTAGCAGTTGTCTTTATGGTTGCCTGGTAggtttactcctgagggaattctgtggcaaaaaattacaaattctgtgcacaatatttcaaaattctgcacattttactTGTCAacaacactatataatcatgccagtttcaattattttgataatttatttcaaaattaccAGTCagcaagtatgtgtgtgtgttacagacgCACGCACGCATGCATGCATACATACATTCCCctaggatagggtgaccaggtgtcccgattttatagggacagtcctgatttttgggtctttttcttatataggggcTCCTGTtacctcccctcctccagcccccatcccga carries:
- the LOC115650609 gene encoding inner centromere protein-like isoform X2 → MTAAAPSEPQDQRGGRRNGCAPRGRAMAEGPTHLLEVCRQKLAEFLCNVEHKHLAWLREIEEEAMKMFDSNLSAEPELMPKTPSQKKYRRKKRSLSLKDENNELTRKRLSRRRSSLKPASSKQVSQRLRSKEGLEKPSDVQKEVNASFSTARFHSKVEAEFSPPSEAVAKTPTILLVEGQVPLAEIGVDNQSGADLYLKRNMPEIIDQTLEIISLSIDDQAPKKPKVTELQPMSAASAQVIPDTPEAKETGEDQDAANFRIANTSTPKAAVNGEPGAESDVSVQGPEKELFQDLKDSTGTSTVSKSSHPSARKSQRGKSHKHRRTSLAEKYSLASKRESMIRKSISRAISKKKAARESSSASSHVSCHSSLEVFMDEDASSNVRPELEPNAECDKAPKHLQKTFIIPNEGSPVAGQSAQTEPPNEAEQQAGNCKESHLKKRGTSQSSGSKEQPQNAKPLEQPSSIRRQSYKQAVDELCNGQQLEDCDRSPSYDKATSSPVSKTLASPSPASKVVRPFKHFLQTVQKNQLLVTPGSTGHNSVMKNLIKRNTPTRPDSKRECECVSD
- the LOC115650609 gene encoding inner centromere protein-like isoform X1, which produces MTAAAPSEPQDQRGGRRNGCAPRGRAMAEGPTHLLEVCRQKLAEFLCNVEHKHLAWLREIEEEAMKMFDSNLSAEPELMPKTPSQKKYRRKKRSLSLKDENNELTRKRLSRRRSSLKPASSKQVSQRLRSKEGLEKPSDVQKEVNASFSTARFHSKVEAEFSPPSEAVAKTPTILLVEGQVPLAEIGVDNQSGADLYLKRNMPEIIDQTLEIISLSIDDQAPKKPKVTELQPMSAASAQVIPDTPEAKETGEDQDAANFRIANTSTPKAAVNGEPGAESDVSVQGPEKELFQDLKDSTGTSTVSKSSHPSARKSQRGKSHKHRRTSLAEKYSLASKRESMIRKSISRAISKKKAARESSSASSHVSCHSSLEVFMDEDASSNVRPELEPNAECDKAPKHLQKTFIIPNEGSPVAGQSAQTEPPNEAEQQAGNCKESHLKKRGTSQSSGSKEQPQNAKPLEQPSSIRRQSYKQAVDELCNGQQLEDCDRSPSYDKATSSPVSKTLASPSPASKVVRPFKHFLQTVQKNQLLVTPGSTGHNSVMKNLIKRNTPTRPDSKGDFVEKERQRLESLRKKQEAEQQRKQKVEEEKRRRLEEMKLKREERLRKALQARERVEQMEEEKKKRMEQKFSQSEEKTEKSFLVMVFSSCEL